TGATTCATTATTTAGGTAggatataaatataataaatacaTGTGTGTTATAATTTGAATGAACTCGAAGCACCATGTGAACTTGCCATGCATGGACATTAATTTCTCCAATTTACCTTTTATTGACTTGTAATAAagttgaagaaagaaaagtaaGAGATATGTAGAAGTAGAAGGGTTTATTAAGGGGCCCAACATTCTTTCTTTCAAGTAAAATCATGATAAGGGGAAGAAAGATGGATTACAACGTCTCGTTGTTTTGTCACTTACTATTACAGTTTAGTAATTTTCTCGACTTGCTGTATATCAGTTAACAAGTAACATGCCGTTTTGCTTTCATGACTTGTAAGATATTTGCCAAGTCTTGTAATGCCATTTAATGATATAATATTCTCATAGATGGCGACGTCGCCCACATGTCGATTAGCCACTTATTTGATAAGAGGGAAAGGGATCttctccggatctcttccatcaAATCCACCCAATCAATCAATCCGggttcttgaaatttgatccaacggttacataCAGGGGacccctttaaaagttataataactttaactgttggatcaaatttcaaagacccGAATTAGGTGATTGGGTGAATTTGGTGGAAGTGATCACTTTCCTGATAAGAGTACAGACGAAAGTGAGTAATGCAGGGAATAATCAAACAACGTGTCATTTAGTTTTACCAATAGTTGAATTATGGGTCACTattgttcctttcttttgtcTGGCCAAAACCCATTCTGCCCTTATCCAAGTCTTCaccttacaattttttttttctttcaattttatgTCCTGCAATGTAAGTTTAATTTTAAGGTAACTGTatagtttatttattaaaaattaatcaaataaaaaatcgTTTAGTTATTTAATTGTTATAAGCAATGCGAGcgaatttagtgttttaatTGAACTTTGAATTTTTCTATATTAAACAAATCACTGAttgatttataattttaaaatttgagtGTAAAGTGTTTATTTATGAGTTGAAGGATGAGAGTTTAGTTCTTAACATCCTATCTTCTGATTTTTCTTGTTGCCATAGATTAGACATTAATCTAGGAATATACGTTCTGAATTTCTATATAGACAGATTCAATAAAATCTGCTCATAAGTTTAGTTAAACATATAAACTCACCAACACATTTAGCCACAATGTCTACAAACATCAAATGCAAAATGGGACACTACATAAGGAAGGAACAAAATAAATCACACATTCTTACGACATAAAGATTCTGCTTTATCACTAGGTGCATATCCGATGACACACAAGATTTTCTCGTTACAATGACACACGAACCGAAAgaagttaaaagaaaataataaataaaaagaggtCGTTGCACCACCTAGAGGAAGTTCTTCACTGTATTTGTCCATTCCATATTGGAGTTTGCATTCTTCTAATTACCCTATGCCTAGTCTTATGCTTTGGGCCAAGCATAATTATTGGAATGGATGAGTTGTTAGTACCTATTTCTATGTGcctgcaaaacccaaaaaatgttTAAACCTGATCAGATATTAGATTTGAAGATTTATCAAATATTATGATTTTATGTTGAGCAATACTCACTTCATATGCAACAAGAGATCTGCAGTAATCGGTGTCTGTGAGCACTGTACTGCCGGAGCCACACTCACTTTCTTTGAGTGAAACTGTGGACCTATCAAGCTTGGTATACCAAGGGTATTGATAACCCTGAGCAGTTGAACTCACATGAGAAGATGACCTCTGCATCCTCACAGCCCTTGGGATGTTCCTTCCCTCCATTGAAGCCCTCCGCTGCCGGCTTGGCGGCCTCTCAACTGTATCAATAGGCCTTTGCTTCGGTGCACTCTGCCATCGGGCTTTCGCCCTTGAAGATAGTGTGTTGGCCATGTAGTTTGGGAACCAAGGGTAGTCATAGGACAAGGGCTCTCCATAATCCGGCCTAGGGAAGGCGAAAGGAGCTTTTGAGGGATCAATTTTGGACATGGCAGAATAGCACTGAGGCCTGCCTTGAGCTGTTCCAAAAGAGTAGTCCTCAAAATGTGCACTGCAGGCTCCCGGGCTCCTATCAGTCAACGTTGATGGAGCCGGAGAGGCCTGCTGGTAGGTTTCTTGGTTTGAGTATGCTTGATTTGGTGCATACTGAGTTGAAAATCTATGTTGTTCTGTTCTCTCTGTTTGCGAGTGATTTGAATAGCTGCTCCTTCTGCTCTTCAAAATTCCTTTTGATTCACCAAGATCCATCTCCACAGTCTTAATGTTCTCTTCAATTCCTCTGGCCATTTCCTACATTTATAAATAACCACATCGCAAAACATTAGTCTAATGAGAAATTTATGCAATAAGAGAAACAACACTGAAATTCGAAGCTAAACTCAGTTGGTTAAGAGCGTTTACCCATGCACTTGCAGTTCTGATTCTATCATTTGTATCATGAAAcaataaaatcaaaacaaaacaaagagcaTTGAGTTGGATCATTGAATTTACGTTATACGTATGCCTGGACCGGTTTTCCTGTAAAGATCTTCTGGGGGTGGAATGTCTAGGATTGACAGTATTTTTGTCTTCGACCATCCGGATCCTCTGAGCTCGAGCTCGAGCCTGAGCGGTCACCAATGCCTGCATGTACCTTAGAGTAGCTTTGGCCTGTTTTCTCACCAGGTGACCCCTCACCAATGCCTGCAACTTCACTAGTCCTTTCAACGCACACAGTGCTTTTCTTGCCTGTAACAAATCCAATGCAATAGtactcatttcattttctcGACATTTGATCATTTACAGTACCTAAAAAGAGTCAGAGCATCCAACGCAAAATCAATTGGAAATAAAAGCAGAGTCCTAGAACCGCCAGATGGAATTTAAATTCTCAACATCAATAGGGAATCAAGAGTTGCATACCAAATATGAACGGAAGACGGATTGAATTTTTATTGCAGCTGCTTCTTCACTTGCACCGGCCTTCTCGTTGGCAGCTGCTGTTAGCCGCAGCACAGCAGCTGCGGCTTGTGCAGCAACCACAGCCGCATCAGCAACCGCTGCTGTAGCTGCCGCCATAGCCATGGCATGCTTTTTCTGCTCATAATTCTCAGACTCCAATGTGCTCATGCATACAGGTGGTGGTGTGGCCGGCACTGCATCTACACAATTGGAGTCCTTTGGAGCAGCTGCTGTGGCTGATGATCTTCTGAAACTccatctcttcttctcttttggCGTTGTCTCTGAAGAATTGGAAATTGGACTGGTGAGATTTTCATGACTTGCAACTGAAGAATTCTGATTTGTGGGgtttttttccttgtctttcttCCCTGTCAGGATGCTTTTAATCCATTTGCCTGTCTTTCCCATCTCTGTTAGCTCTCGTTGTTCTTCTAAGCTGCCATTGATTGACCAACAACGTAGAATGAAGAAAGCAACAAATGAGAAATTATAGGCAGATGAGATAGATCTCTTCTTTGATATGTAGCTTTCAACAGTGTAGTTAGAAGACACCAGTTAATTGCTAATCTCCCTTAAACAGGTTGGGGAAGCTGCCCAGTAGGCTAGTAGCAGTTTATCTCATGGAACATATACAATTGGCGGAGATTCCTTGCCTTTCATTTCAGATATATTATAAGCtagtaacctttttttttttccttgaggTAATTCTGATTTTGACATCACCATAGATATTATTAGATTTCCGTATCGTTAGGCACTCGTATATATTTagtggtttgtttgttttttttttttttggggggggggaattGTTCAACTTCTAAACGAACATGTTGATTGATGCCAATGCTTTTTGAGCGAGCATGTCGACAAATGCCAACATATGCCAATAACACCGTAAACAAAGACATGAGACAAGCAGCCACATAGGCAATTCATCGAGCAGTTAGATAATAACTTTCAAGGGCATCTTagatttttaaaaggaaaaacccAGCTCTTTCATGAAAGATTTCTAAGTTTAAGAGTTTAGTTGCCTCAATAAATCAATTCCtaataatatgttattttatgatttattcaattaaaaataaaaaataaacacttaaCATCCGAAGAAAAAAGGTACATGTAAATTTCTTCCCATCATGTATAGTCATCAAGGAAATAACATATATAGAATGGGACGGATCAGAAAGCATGTGAAAATAGGTCGAGCCCAGGCAGCATCCTTGTAAAAAACtcatttttcttgttctttttaaACGGGGTGGGGGATGTGTCCACTCGGAGGTTCATGATTGGGTATctgatttttataaataaatttgaTAGGGCCATATGCGGGGTGTGGGTTCCACGTACGAAGTGTTGTGAGTTAAGGGGGTTCTGGTTTTATCACGTGCTCGTGCAAAATCCCAGCCGTTGGAGTTTTTGCTACGGTTTTCTATTCTTTTGGTCCATCCCAAGTGAAAGTGGAGAGCTGAGCTATGAATCTGTGATTGTGAGAAGGTTAGATTTTGATTCCAAAACCACCCACCAAGTATGCGTCCTATTGACTTTATGCttgatatatataatactaaGATTATAGGTAGTGGTGGATCTAGAATTCTTATATCGGGTGGTCCTAATTAAGGTAAGCGAGGTGCTTAGCACTGATCAAATGGTAAACTTACGCCTAGCGCCTATATGCCTAGACGGTcttaggcggatttaagtaaaattTTATATATCATAGATTTATACAAACGGGTGTGTAAACTTGTATTTTAGTGAATTTGATGGTATGAGATGACAGTTCAAGTGATTACGATTTCGTAGTACCTtatgaaatatttttcttatgtcTTATGAATAAATAGGGAATTTAAAGAAAATGACAGTGTCAGACATATAGTATAAAAAGTATTGGTAGAGTAATACATcatcttatattaattaaaATGCTAAGTGGCACAATCCCATTagacaaaattaaaaaagaaaaataaaatggggAGTTGGTTACGTGTGAAATGGAGAAAGAAAgttattttctctttcttcttcgttCAAGCCAAAGTCGAAGAACAATAGAGCCATGTTGGTCTTCTGTTTGTTCATTTTCGTatgaaattagattttttttttgttcaaaacttTTATTGCACATCATGTACATAGTCATAGTGGTCTTCCTTCTTCCACCACCTACCTAAACCGTTGGATAACAACGTGTCAATCCTAGCAAATCCTACAACGTTTATCTCTAGCAATGATTATTTGGTCATAAAGAATGCTATGTATAGTGTTGAACATAAGGAAGTTTTTTTTTGCTGGAAAAACCCACATTTGGGTTAAAAAAATAGGGGACTCTccactgagtccaatccactagtaTATTCAAGGTTCATACAAAGACCACACAAGTTCAATTCTTAGATCCCTATCTACATAGTagctttacctttgtgcaacaTTGCCTTACATGAGATGAATTCCTTCGGACTTCATGAAGTGGCAGCTCCTCCTAAGCTtttcaccttgt
The nucleotide sequence above comes from Malus sylvestris chromosome 16, drMalSylv7.2, whole genome shotgun sequence. Encoded proteins:
- the LOC126606419 gene encoding protein IQ-DOMAIN 19-like isoform X1 yields the protein MGKTGKWIKSILTGKKDKEKNPTNQNSSVASHENLTSPISNSSETTPKEKKRWSFRRSSATAAAPKDSNCVDAVPATPPPVCMSTLESENYEQKKHAMAMAAATAAVADAAVVAAQAAAAVLRLTAAANEKAGASEEAAAIKIQSVFRSYLARKALCALKGLVKLQALVRGHLVRKQAKATLRYMQALVTAQARARAQRIRMVEDKNTVNPRHSTPRRSLQENRSRHTYNVNSMIQLNALCFVLILLFHDTNDRIRTASAWEMARGIEENIKTVEMDLGESKGILKSRRSSYSNHSQTERTEQHRFSTQYAPNQAYSNQETYQQASPAPSTLTDRSPGACSAHFEDYSFGTAQGRPQCYSAMSKIDPSKAPFAFPRPDYGEPLSYDYPWFPNYMANTLSSRAKARWQSAPKQRPIDTVERPPSRQRRASMEGRNIPRAVRMQRSSSHVSSTAQGYQYPWYTKLDRSTVSLKESECGSGSTVLTDTDYCRSLVAYEAHRNRY
- the LOC126606419 gene encoding protein IQ-DOMAIN 19-like isoform X2 — its product is MGKTGKWIKSILTGKKDKEKNPTNQNSSVASHENLTSPISNSSETTPKEKKRWSFRRSSATAAAPKDSNCVDAVPATPPPVCMSTLESENYEQKKHAMAMAAATAAVADAAVVAAQAAAAVLRLTAAANEKAGASEEAAAIKIQSVFRSYLARKALCALKGLVKLQALVRGHLVRKQAKATLRYMQALVTAQARARAQRIRMVEDKNTVNPRHSTPRRSLQENRSRHTYNEMARGIEENIKTVEMDLGESKGILKSRRSSYSNHSQTERTEQHRFSTQYAPNQAYSNQETYQQASPAPSTLTDRSPGACSAHFEDYSFGTAQGRPQCYSAMSKIDPSKAPFAFPRPDYGEPLSYDYPWFPNYMANTLSSRAKARWQSAPKQRPIDTVERPPSRQRRASMEGRNIPRAVRMQRSSSHVSSTAQGYQYPWYTKLDRSTVSLKESECGSGSTVLTDTDYCRSLVAYEAHRNRY